A region from the Oncorhynchus keta strain PuntledgeMale-10-30-2019 chromosome 5, Oket_V2, whole genome shotgun sequence genome encodes:
- the LOC118365388 gene encoding hemoglobin subunit beta-like — protein MVEWTDFERATIQSIFSKMDYDDVGPAALSRCLVVYPWTQRYFGNFGNLYNAAAIQGNPMVAAHGKTVLRGLDRAVKNMDDIKATYAELSVLHSEKLRVDPDNFRLLADCLTIVVAARMGADFTADVQGAFQKFLAVVVSSLGRQYH, from the exons ATGGTTGAGTGGACAGACTTTGAGCGCGCCACAATCCAAAGCATCTTCTCAAAGATGGACTACGATGACGTGGGCCCCGCGGCTCTTTCCAG GTGTCTGGTCGTGTACCCCTGGACCCAGAGGTATTTCGGTAACTTCGGAAACCTATACAACGCCGCTGCCATCCAGGGAAACCCAATGGTCGCCGCTCACGGAAAGACGGTCCTGCGCGGACTGGACCGGGCTGTCAAGAACATGGATGACATCAAGGCCACCTACGCAGAGTTGAGCGTGCTGCACTCCGAGAAATTGCGCGTGGATCCAGACAACTTCCGG CTGCTGGCTGACTGCCTTACTATTGTCGTTGCTGCGAGAATGGGTGCTGACTTCACCGCTGATGTCCAGGGCGCATTCCAGAAGTTCCTGGCCGTCGTTGTGAGTTCCCTGGGCAGGCAGTACCACTAG
- the LOC127930018 gene encoding hemoglobin embryonic subunit alpha-like, with protein MSLTAKDKKMVKAFWAKVAGKAEDIGCDALSRTLVVYPQTKTYFSHWKDLSPGSAPVRKHGGTIMGGISLAVASIDDISAGLLALSELHAFKLRVDPANFKILSHNILVVLAILFPNDFNPEAHVAMDKFLAAVGRALSEKYR; from the exons ATGAGTCTCACCGCTAAGGACAAGAAAATGGTCAAGGCCTTCTGGGCCAAGGTGGCCGGCAAAGCTGAAGACATCGGCTGCGATGCTCTGTCTAG GACGCTGGTTGTGTACCCCCAAACCAAGACCTACTTCTCCCACTGGAAGGACCTGAGCCCCGGTTCTGCCCCAGTCAGGAAGCACGGTGGGACCATCATGGGAGGCATCAGTTTAGCCGTGGCCAGCATCGACGACATCAGCGCAGGTCTCCTCGCCCTCAGCGAGCTGCATGCCTTCAAGCTACGTGTCGATCCCGCCAACTTCAAG ATCCTGTCCCACAACATCTTGGTGGTGCTGGCTATCTTGTTCCCCAATGATTTCAACCCCGAAGCTCATGTGGCCATGGACAAGTTCCTGGCAGCGGTGGGCCGGGCTCTGTCTGAGAAGTACCGATAA
- the LOC118365401 gene encoding hemoglobin embryonic subunit alpha-like, producing MSLTAKDKKMVKAFWAKVAGKAEDIGCDALSRTLVVYPQTKTYFSHWKDLSPGSAPVRKHGGTIMGGISLAVASIDEISAGLLALSELHAFKLRVDPANFKILSHNILVVLAILFPNDFNPEAHVAMDKFLAAVGRALSEKYR from the exons ATGAGTCTCACCGCTAAGGACAAGAAAATGGTCAAGGCCTTCTGGGCCAAGGTGGCCGGCAAAGCTGAAGACATCGGCTGCGATGCTCTGTCTAG GACGCTGGTTGTGTACCCCCAAACCAAGACCTACTTCTCCCACTGGAAGGACCTGAGCCCCGGTTCTGCCCCAGTCAGGAAGCACGGTGGGACCATCATGGGAGGCATCAGTTTAGCCGTGGCCAGCATCGACGAGATCAGCGCAGGTCTCCTCGCCCTCAGCGAGCTGCATGCCTTCAAGCTACGTGTCGATCCCGCCAACTTCAAG ATCCTGTCCCACAACATCTTGGTGGTGCTGGCTATCTTGTTCCCCAATGATTTCAACCCCGAAGCTCATGTGGCCATGGACAAGTTCCTGGCAGCGGTGGGCCGGGCTCTGTCTGAGAAGTACCGATAA
- the LOC118365385 gene encoding hemoglobin subunit beta-like — protein MVQWTDFERATIQSVFEKMDYDDVGPAALSRCLVVYPWTQRYFGNFGNLYNAAAIQGNPMVAAHGKTVLRGLDRAVKNMDDIKATYAELSVLHSEKLRVDPDNFRLLADCLTIVVAARMGADFTADVQGAFQKFLAVVVSSLGRQYH, from the exons ATGGTTCAGTGGACAGACTTTGAGCGCGCCACCATTCAGAGCGTCTTCGAGAAGATGGACTACGATGACGTTGGGCCCGCGGCTCTTTCCAG GTGTCTGGTCGTGTACCCCTGGACCCAGAGGTATTTCGGTAACTTTGGAAACCTGTACAACGCCGCTGCCATCCAGGGAAACCCAATGGTCGCCGCTCACGGAAAGACGGTCCTGCGCGGACTGGACCGGGCTGTCAAGAACATGGATGACATCAAGGCCACCTACGCAGAGTTGAGCGTGCTGCACTCCGAGAAATTGCGCGTGGATCCAGACAACTTCCGG CTGCTGGCTGACTGCCTTACTATTGTCGTTGCTGCGAGAATGGGTGCTGACTTCACCGCTGATGTCCAGGGCGCTTTCCAGAAGTTCCTGGCCGTCGTTGTGAGCTCCCTGGGCAGACAGTACCACTAG
- the LOC118365406 gene encoding hemoglobin subunit beta-1-like, producing MVDWIVEKRKLIIETWGKIKVKVVRPLALRWCLIVYPWTQRYFGTFGDLNSAAAIMGNKTVAKRGITVLNGIKRAVYIHQEHLRQAERSAKLHVDPDNFRLLGDCLTVVLASQMSRGFTPDVQAAWQKFLTVVISALGRQYN from the exons ATGGTTGACTGGATAGTTGAAAAGCGGAAGCTCATCATAGAGACCTGGGGAAAAATCAAGGTCAAAGTGGTTAGACCCCTTGCTTTGAGATG GTGTCTTATTGTATATCCATGGACTCAGAGGTACTTTGGAACCTTTGGAGACTTAAACAGCGCAGCGGCTATCATGGGCAATAAAACAGTTGCCAAGCGTGGCATCACTGTGCTGAACGGCATCAAGCGAGCTGTGTATATACATCAAGAACACCTACGCCAAGCTGAGCGTTCTGCGAAACTTCATGTGGATCCCGACAACTTCAGG CTGCTGGGCGACTGCCTCACCGTTGTTCTGGCCTCCCAGATGAGTCGAGGCTTCACGCCAGACGTTCAAGCGGCCTGGCAGAAGTTCCTGACTGTGGTAATCTCTGCGCTAGGCAGACAGTACAACTAA
- the LOC118365400 gene encoding hemoglobin subunit alpha-2-like yields MSLTAKDKQIVTAFFGKVSCKAEDIGNEALSRTLVVYPQTKTYFSHWTDLSPGSAPVKKHGLTVMGGVLEAVTKIDDLAGGLLTLSELHAFTLRVDPANFKIINHNILVVLAMLFPDDFTPEVHVSVDKFLAKLALALSEKYR; encoded by the exons ATGAGTCTCACAGCCAAGGACAAACAGATCGTGACAGCCTTTTTTGGAAAGGTGTCTTGCAAAGCAGAGGACATCGGAAATGAGGCTCTCTCTAG GACCCTGGTGGTGTACCCCCAGACCAAGACCTACTTCTCCCACTGGACGGACCTGAGCCCCGGCTCTGCTCCCGTCAAGAAGCACGGTCTGACCGTCATGGGAGGCGTCCTGGAAGCGGTGACCAAGATCGACGACCTGGCCGGTGGTCTTCTGACCCTCAGCGAGCTTCACGCCTTCACGCTGCGTGTGGATCCCGCCAACTTCAAG ATCATCAACCACAACATCCTGGTGGTGCTGGCCATGCTGTTCCCTGACGACTTTACCCCTGAGGTGCACGTGTCTGTGGACAAGTTCCTCGCCAAGTTGGCCCTGGCGCTTTCCGAGAAGTATCGTTAA
- the LOC118365390 gene encoding hemoglobin subunit beta-like gives MVQWTDFERKTIPSIFEKMDYDDVGPAALSRCLVVYPWTQRYFGNFGNLYNAAAIQGNPMVAAHGKTVLRGLDRAVKNMDDIKATYAELSVLHSEKLRVDPDNFRLLADCLTIVVAARMGADFTADVQGAFQKFLAVVVSSLGRQYH, from the exons ATGGTTCAGTGGACAGACTTCGAGCGCAAAACAATCCCGAGCATCTTCGAGAAGATGGACTACGATGACGTGGGCCCCGCGGCTCTTTCCAG GTGTCTGGTCGTGTACCCCTGGACCCAGAGGTATTTCGGTAACTTCGGAAACCTGTACAACGCCGCTGCCATCCAGGGAAACCCAATGGTCGCCGCTCACGGAAAGACGGTCCTGCGCGGACTGGACCGGGCTGTCAAGAACATGGATGACATCAAGGCCACCTACGCAGAGCTGAGCGTGCTGCACTCCGAGAAATTGCGCGTGGATCCCGACAACTTCCGG CTGCTGGCTGACTGCTTGACTATTGTCGTTGCTGCAAGAATGGGTGCCGACTTCACCGCTGACGTCCAGGGTGCTTTCCAGAAGTTCCTTGCGGTCGTGGTGAGCTCCCTGGGCAGACAGTACCACTAG
- the LOC118365386 gene encoding hemoglobin subunit beta-like yields MVQWTDFERATIQSVFEKMDYDDVGPAALSRCLVVYPWTQRYFGNFGNLYNAAAIQGNPMVAAHGKTVLRGLDRAVKNMDDIKATYAELSVLHSEKLRVDPDNFRLLADCLTIVVAARMGADFTADVQGAFQKFLAVVVSSLGRQYH; encoded by the exons ATGGTTCAGTGGACAGACTTTGAGCGCGCCACCATTCAGAGCGTCTTCGAGAAGATGGACTACGATGACGTTGGGCCCGCGGCTCTTTCCAG GTGTCTGGTCGTGTACCCCTGGACCCAGAGGTATTTCGGTAACTTTGGAAACCTGTACAACGCCGCTGCTATTCAGGGAAACCCAATGGTCGCCGCTCACGGAAAGACGGTCCTGCGCGGACTGGACCGGGCTGTCAAGAACATGGATGACATCAAGGCCACCTACGCAGAGTTGAGCGTGCTGCACTCCGAGAAATTGCGGGTGGATCCAGACAACTTCCGG CTGCTGGCTGACTGCCTTACTATTGTCGTTGCTGCAAGAATGGGTGCTGACTTCACCGCTGATGTCCAGGGCGCTTTCCAGAAGTTCCTGGCCGTCGTTGTGAGCTCCCTGGGCAGACAGTACCACTAG
- the LOC118365399 gene encoding hemoglobin embryonic subunit alpha-like: MSLTAKDKKMVKAFWAKVAGKAEDIGCDALSRTLVVYPQTKTYFSHWKDLSPGSAPVRKHGGTIMGGISLAVASIDDISAGLLALSELHAFKLRVDPANFKILSHNILVVLAILFPNDFNPEAHVAMDKFLAAVGRALSEKYR, translated from the exons ATGAGTCTCACCGCTAAGGACAAGAAAATGGTCAAGGCCTTCTGGGCCAAGGTGGCCGGCAAAGCTGAAGACATCGGCTGCGATGCTCTGTCTAG GACGCTGGTTGTGTACCCCCAAACCAAGACCTACTTCTCCCACTGGAAGGACCTGAGCCCCGGTTCTGCCCCAGTCAGGAAGCACGGTGGGACCATCATGGGAGGCATCAGTTTAGCCGTGGCCAGCATCGACGACATCAGCGCAGGTCTCCTCGCCCTCAGCGAGCTGCATGCCTTCAAGCTGCGTGTCGATCCCGCCAACTTCAAG ATCCTGTCCCACAACATCTTGGTGGTGCTGGCTATCTTGTTCCCCAATGATTTCAACCCCGAAGCTCATGTGGCCATGGACAAGTTCCTGGCAGCGGTGGGCCGGGCTCTGTCTGAGAAGTACCGATAA